DNA from Eucalyptus grandis isolate ANBG69807.140 chromosome 5, ASM1654582v1, whole genome shotgun sequence:
ATTATGACTGTGTTCCTAGTCATCGCCTCCGTCTCCCTCCTTGCGTTGCATGGAAACACCAGAAAATTGTTCTGCGGCATTGCTGCGGCCCTTTTCTCCACTACCATGTATGCTTCGCCTCTCTCAGTCATGGTAAGATCACTACTCCATCATGATGAACCCGAGAGCAAGACCTCATATTCGAATTAAGATAGCATGTGATCATTCACAATTGGGTTTCCAACGTTTTCCACGGATACATGCAGAGGATGGTGATCAAAACAAAAAGTGTGGAGTACATGCCATTTTTCTTGTCGCTGTTTGCATTCCTATCTGGTGTGTCGTGGCTCACCTTTGGCCTTCTTAGTGGCGACCCATTCATCATCGTACGCTACAACCCTTATATTGTTGCTTATTATCTATGGATATTACTCTGGCATCACAAGTTCTTTACATCGTAATTGAAGTTAGAATCGTGTCGATAAGTGTAACATCGTTCCTTAGTTTACTTGAAGTTGAAGAAATTGGTGTTAATGTTGCCGTAGGTGCCTAACGGATTCGGAACTGGACTTGGGATTGCCCAGCTGATCTTATATGCAATCTACTGCAAGAGCAAGAGTCACACCGAGAATACCATTAAGGATGACTTCACCGAGATGGATCTTGGAAAGATTGATCAAGCGAAGAAGCCAGATTCGAGCCATCTTTGATTTCTTTCGAGAAAAGATTACCCGTTCTCTTGAATGTACTGTCAACTTATTGCAGTTCACTTAGATCTCTTGAAAGATATAAAACATAGTTCCTATGTATAAGTGATGTGACACTTTTTACGTGATAGCTGATATTAACTCCTACTTAATGAAATCGTGGtttttcctaatttcttttatttttcccttcaatTATTTCGACCGGCTCACTTGAAGCCGACGGTAGAAGTGTTTGTGCAGAAGGGATGATGCAACCGAGTTCATTCAAGC
Protein-coding regions in this window:
- the LOC104429642 gene encoding bidirectional sugar transporter SWEET1 codes for the protein MRVLRFLIGVLGNAAGLFLFLAPVITFKRIIRSRSTEQFSGIPYVMALLNCLVFTWYGLPFVSRNNLLVSTVSGIGGVIEFTYIVIFLIYAPKKERTKIIGLFSLIMTVFLVIASVSLLALHGNTRKLFCGIAAALFSTTMYASPLSVMRMVIKTKSVEYMPFFLSLFAFLSGVSWLTFGLLSGDPFIIVPNGFGTGLGIAQLILYAIYCKSKSHTENTIKDDFTEMDLGKIDQAKKPDSSHL